The DNA window ATGAAAAATTTAGCGATGAAAGATGTTGGCAACACCTCTTTTTATATTAAGTAATTtttgtaattaaatattattcTTAAGTTACCTTTTGAATATCATAAAGATTTTTTCAATAAGGTTTTAAGTAAATTCAACAtggattaaaaaatatttgaaatattttaattACCAAGTGAGACTATTGGGTCTTCAATTATAATTACCTTAAAGTAAATTTGGAATTTTGATATTTTCCTACTTTTGGTTGTAAGAATtttatatatattgatttttCCTTCAATATaaggttttgaaaattttaattttttttattttaatattgattttccttcaatataatatttttaaagacCACTCAAGTTATATTGTGTTTTAAGACttcagtgtgtgtgtgtgtgtgcgcgcgcatgtgtgtgtgtgtgtgtttgtgtatatgtgtgtgtgtgtgtgtgtctactAAGGAGGTCTTATATTAATGGGAGTAACTCCTTCTTTATGTTTTATAATATTGTTTTGATATCGACATAAGCTTCATATTAAGAATGTCTGcaaaaataaagtttataaaattattattgttataaccATTTTTGTATCGTTTATGCAAATATTGAATTTGCAAACTttagtttgatctcaataaagaCTTCAGTTGGACGAGTTGGAAATAAGCATAATTCAGAGATCACATAACATGGAATTTTCATGCTTTTAATCCATATTGATCTATGTCATCAAGTACATTGATTTGGTAGTTGTCGGGGTTCTGTTACGTTATACGTTAGTGACGACAACCGCGGTGATCTCATTATTGATGTATGAGGTGGACCAAAATATAATGTTGAAATCTAAATATAAATAGAAGTCGGATGCGCGTCTAAAGAATtgtgatataaatattaaaaatatgttgTCCAAGTGAGAGATTgttgaaataatttttaattaaatattatttaattattatcacTATTAAAGATAATATATTATTCAATAGAACTTTCACCtcacacaacaacaaaaaaccgTGTAAACTATAGACGcggtaaattttattttatttttataaaattatatattctcTCGGTTGAGCTGACAACTGAGGGGTAAAGTATTTAGAGGACACCCTTTCGAAATCCACCAACTACATTTTAACaccttatgattttttttaatttttttatgacttATTACATCAGTTTTACAGAAAAAATGAGGGGGTAAAGTATTTAGAAGACAGGTCTTCGAATCTCAAGTACATTTTatcaccttttaatttttttttaaaattttttaacagGACTTTACCCCTCAGTTTTGTTAAAAACCGTGGTAAAAAATAGCACAGTTTTGAAGATCCAAAAATGTAGttgctggggatcgaacccatgaTCAATatcaccttttaattttttttaaaaaaaattatgacctATACCGATGGGTAAAGTAacgtcttttatttttaatttttttttattaatgactaatttgatgaaaaaaattaagtaactaaTCTTTATTGTCCATTTATAAAGTAACAATGGTCAAgactttgccaactcaacaatTCACATGAaacattagtgatccgcgtgaaactgTCATTAGCCAATCAAAACGTGAATGTCACAACTATCTATCTTGGATGCAAAgttgattttattaatgaaatATTTTATCTAATAATTCcttgttaaaaatatttattgttaGTTGTAGTTGTATCAAGTAAAATGTTtaatgttagttttttttttaataaaaaaaggataatatataaatcaaaaaaGAGAAACAAGAGATACAAGGgggggaccaaaccaaaaccCCTTAGGTACAAATTCTATGCCTTGGGGTACCCAACTTGTCAAGCAAGAAATCTCTTTGAATATCTTCATGAACATAATTAAAGATCCTAAAAGCCTTAAAATGCAAACCAAGATTAGCCAAGGAATCAGCACAAAAATTGGCCTCTCTAAAAATGTGTGTTACCATGAAATTGATTTTAACCGAGTAATTCCAACACACGAGCCAACGAGAACGGAGCTTCCAAGGTACACGGGAACAATCTTTGAAAGCATTCACAACAAACATACTATCCGTTTCCAACCAAAGCTTACTAATATTCCTTTTTTTAGCTTCCTCCAAAGCCAAAATTGCAGCAACGAGCTCAGCAAAGTCAGCGGATTCCGAACCAATATAGTCACATAAACTGAACAAGTGGTTAGCATGATGATCCCTGCAAATAACACCGCAGGCAGCTCCATTAAGGATTGAGACCCCATCAGTATTGCATTTCATCCAACCAGCTAGAGGAGGAGACCATAAAACCTCTATGGTAGTAGTTTGCTTCTTGGGATGAATGGAGATGCCAAAGCTCTTTAGCATAACAAAATTCTTGATAGCAGAATTTGAAATTCTTCTTGTGTTCAAACCAACAATTTTCGCGTGAGTAGTGACAAAACCAACACAAGATTTCCAGTTTGCACTCAAATCCTCAAACCTGCTCCTATTTCTAGTCAACCAGATTTGATGGAAAATGCAAGCAATGCTTGCCTGCAGCACAACCTTGGACTGAGGACACCAAGACTGTAACAGAAGATTCCTACAGTCCTCCAAACAATTGATGGGCCTGCCAAATTGAGATATTCCAGCAAACCAACTCCATATGTTCTTCGCAAACTTGCACTCAAAGAATAGATGAGTAGAGTTCTCACAATGAGAGAGACAGAGACTGCAGAGAGAAGGGAAGGAAAGCCCTCTGATTTTCAGGTTATCATTAGTGGGGAGTTTGTTGTGAATATACCTCCATACAATCATAGAGTGAGAGGGAGGAGTGTCTATGTCCCAAGGGAAAGTTTTCCAATAATCACTCAGATTAGGAGGGAGGAGTGTTTAATGTTAGTTGTAGTTATATCATGTAAAATGTTTAGTATTGTAGTTGTAGAAATTTAGTATTTAActattctattgattttgtttatttgtttttttctttc is part of the Vicia villosa cultivar HV-30 ecotype Madison, WI linkage group LG2, Vvil1.0, whole genome shotgun sequence genome and encodes:
- the LOC131650935 gene encoding uncharacterized protein LOC131650935, translated to MIVWRYIHNKLPTNDNLKIRGLSFPSLCSLCLSHCENSTHLFFECKFAKNIWSWFAGISQFGRPINCLEDCRNLLLQSWCPQSKVVLQASIACIFHQIWLTRNRSRFEDLSANWKSCVGFVTTHAKIVGLNTRRISNSAIKNFVMLKSFGISIHPKKQTTTIEVLWSPPLAGWMKCNTDGVSILNGAACGVICRDHHANHLFSLCDYIGSESADFAELVAAILALEEAKKRNISKLWLETDSMFVVNAFKDCSRVPWKLRSRWLVCWNYSVKINFMVTHIFREANFCADSLANLGLHFKAFRIFNYVHEDIQRDFLLDKLGTPRHRICT